In Humulus lupulus chromosome 7, drHumLupu1.1, whole genome shotgun sequence, the following are encoded in one genomic region:
- the LOC133788255 gene encoding 26S proteasome regulatory subunit 6B homolog yields MAASALVMEPSPLEPPASFPSTKSDPCLSEQHQSSDEDDLYSRLKSLQRQLEFIDIQEEYVKDEQKNLKRELLRAQEEVKRIQSVPLVIGQFMEMVDQNNGIVGSTTGSNYYVRILSTINRELLKPSASVALHRHSNALVDVLPPEADSSISLLSQSEKPDVTYSDIGGCDIQKQEIREAVELPLTHHELYKQIGIDPPRGVLLYGPPGTGKTMLAKAVANHTTAAFIRVVGSEFVQKYLGEGPRMVRDVFRLAKENAPAIIFIDEVDAIATARFDAQTGADREVQRILMELLNQMDGFDQTVNVKVIMATNRADTLDPALLRPGRLDRKIEFPLPDRRQKRLVFQVCTAKMNLSDEVDLEDYVSRPDKISAAEITAICQEAGMHAVRKNRYIILPKDFEKGYRTNVKKPDTDFEFYK; encoded by the exons ATGGCGGCATCTGCCCTAGTAATGGAACCGAGCCCTTTGGAGCCACCGGCTTCTTTCCCGTCGACGAAATCTGACCCATGTCTTTCCGAACAGCACCAGTCCTCCGACGAGGACGATCTCTACAGTCGTCTCAAGTCGCTGCAACGCCAGCTCGAGTTCATCGACATCCAGGAGGAGTACGTCAAGGACGAGCAGAAGAATCTCAAGCGAGAACTTCTTCGGGCCCAAGAAGAGGTCAAGAGGATCCAGTCGGTTCCCCTCGTCATTGGCCAGTTCATGGAAATGGTTGATCAGAATAATGGGATAGTGGGCTCAACCACCGGCTCCAATTACTACGTCAGGATTCTCAGCACCATCAATCGGGAACTTCTCAAGCCCTCTGCTTCTGTTGCTTTGCATCGCCATTCGAATGCCCTTGTTGATGTTCTTCCTCCCGAGGCCGACTCCAGTATCTCCCTTCTCAGCCAGTCGGAGAAGCCTGATGTCACCTATTCT GATATTGGTGGATGTGACATTCAGAAGCAAGAAATCCGTGAAGCTGTGGAACTACCGCTTACTCACCATGAACTATACAAACAAATTGGTATAGACCCTCCACGCGGTGTTTTGCTCTATGGTCCTCCTGGCACTGGTAAAACTATGCTAGCCAAGGCTGTTGCTAATCACACAACTGCTGCCTTCATCAGAGTTGTCGGTTCAGAGTTTGTCCAGAAGTATTTGGGTGAG GGTCCTCGCATGGTTCGTGATGTCTTCCGTCTTGCCAAAGAGAATGCCCCAgcaattatttttattgatgaagtAGATGCTATAGCGACTGCTAGGTTTGATGCTCAAACTGGAGCTGATAGAGAAGTTCAGCGTATACTCATGGAGCTTCTCAATCAG ATGGATGGATTTGATCAAACAGTGAATGTGAAGGTTATCATGGCTACTAATCGAGCTGATACTTTGGATCCTGCACTTCTGCGTCCTGGACGGCTTGACCGGAAGATTGAATTTCCTTTGCCTGATAGGAGGCAAAAGAGACTTGTTTTTCAG GTTTGCACTGCTAAAATGAATTTGAGTGACGAGGTGGATCTAGAAGACTATGTTTCTCGGCCAGATAAAATTAGTGCTGCTGAG ATTACTGCTATATGTCAAGAAGCAGGAATGCACGCAGTTCGCAAAAATCGGTACATCATTCTTCCTAAAGACTTCGAGAAGGGTTATCGAACCAACGTGAAGAAACCTGATACTGACTTTGAATTTTACAAGTGA